The following proteins are co-located in the Pseudarthrobacter siccitolerans genome:
- a CDS encoding DUF3107 domain-containing protein → MEIKIGVQNVGREIVLESNDDADSVAKVVQEAISNGGDLRLKDDKGRLIIVPGKALAYVEIGAEEVRRVGFGQF, encoded by the coding sequence GTGGAGATTAAGATCGGCGTTCAGAACGTTGGCCGCGAAATTGTGCTGGAGTCAAATGATGATGCAGACTCGGTGGCCAAGGTGGTCCAGGAAGCCATCAGCAACGGCGGCGACCTGCGCCTGAAGGATGACAAGGGACGCCTGATCATTGTTCCCGGTAAGGCACTGGCCTACGTGGAAATCGGTGCTGAAGAAGTCCGCCGCGTAGGGTTCGGCCAGTTCTAG
- the moeB gene encoding molybdopterin-synthase adenylyltransferase MoeB produces the protein MASTSTANVSTVSLDPLVEPAGELTPAEVERYSRHLIIPEIGALGQRRLKNAKVLVIGAGGLGSPALLYLAAAGVGTLGIIDDDVVDLSNLQRQVIHGVADVGRPKIESARDAIAALNPLVEVRLHNVRLDASNALELFAGYDLILDGADNFATRYLVNDAAAILGKPYVWGSIFRFDGQVSVFWEKHGPTYRDLYPEAPPAGSVPSCGEGGVFGMLCAAVGSLMVTEAVKLITGVGRSLLGRVALFDALGGSWREIRVSKDPAAAPITELTDYEAFCGIAPAAPSDTEHTVTATQLATMLASRKAGLKDFELVDVRESGEYDIVRIDGATLIPQGRILAGEAWNELPQDRDIVFHCKAGTRSANVLAAAQKAGYQRVSHLDGGILAWVREVEPHKPVY, from the coding sequence ATGGCTTCGACATCCACCGCAAATGTTTCAACAGTTTCACTGGATCCGCTGGTTGAACCGGCAGGTGAGCTCACTCCGGCAGAGGTGGAACGCTACTCGCGGCACCTCATCATTCCCGAGATCGGCGCCCTGGGGCAGCGGCGGCTCAAGAATGCGAAGGTGCTGGTCATCGGTGCAGGCGGGCTGGGATCGCCGGCGCTGCTGTACCTCGCTGCCGCGGGCGTGGGAACGCTGGGCATTATTGACGACGACGTTGTTGACCTCAGCAACCTGCAGCGCCAGGTCATCCACGGGGTCGCAGATGTGGGCCGGCCGAAGATCGAGTCGGCGCGGGACGCGATCGCTGCCCTCAACCCGCTGGTGGAAGTCCGGCTGCACAACGTCCGGCTGGACGCCTCCAACGCCCTGGAGCTGTTCGCCGGCTACGACCTGATCCTGGACGGGGCCGACAACTTCGCCACCCGCTACCTGGTGAACGACGCCGCCGCCATCCTGGGCAAGCCCTACGTCTGGGGCTCCATCTTCCGGTTCGACGGCCAGGTCAGCGTCTTCTGGGAAAAGCATGGGCCCACCTACCGCGACCTCTACCCTGAAGCGCCGCCCGCCGGTTCTGTGCCCTCATGCGGCGAGGGCGGAGTGTTCGGCATGCTCTGCGCCGCCGTGGGATCGCTGATGGTGACGGAGGCAGTCAAGCTGATCACCGGCGTCGGACGTTCACTGCTGGGGCGCGTGGCACTGTTTGACGCCCTGGGCGGAAGCTGGCGCGAGATCCGCGTTTCGAAGGACCCGGCGGCGGCGCCGATTACGGAGCTGACGGACTACGAGGCCTTCTGCGGCATAGCCCCGGCGGCACCATCGGACACGGAACACACCGTCACGGCAACCCAGCTGGCCACCATGCTCGCCTCACGGAAGGCGGGACTGAAAGACTTTGAACTGGTGGATGTCCGGGAATCGGGGGAGTACGACATCGTCCGGATTGACGGGGCAACGCTGATCCCGCAGGGCCGGATCCTCGCCGGCGAGGCGTGGAATGAACTCCCGCAGGACCGGGACATCGTGTTCCACTGCAAGGCCGGGACCCGATCGGCCAACGTGCTGGCCGCGGCGCAGAAGGCAGGCTACCAGCGGGTCAGCCATCTCGACGGCGGAATTCTCGCCTGGGTGCGCGAGGTGGAACCCCACAAACCCGTCTACTAG
- a CDS encoding TetR/AcrR family transcriptional regulator, which yields MVHEARAGRPSAAEPQTASRPAGQRSARLPRDERRAQLLSAAQEVFVANGYHGAAMDEIAETAHVSKPVLYQHFPSKRELYLALLESHLASLTELMLGALNSTTDNDERVQAVMRAYFQFIANDDQAHRLVFESDLINDPDVSSRLETFNRTFADAIARVIAEDTKLPHLEAELLGRGLAGMAHVSARYWLETDGNLDLDVASDLIYRLAWRGISRFPKES from the coding sequence GTGGTCCATGAAGCACGGGCTGGGCGCCCGTCCGCAGCCGAACCGCAAACCGCCTCACGCCCCGCCGGGCAACGCTCCGCCCGGCTTCCCAGGGACGAAAGACGCGCACAACTCCTTTCCGCAGCGCAGGAAGTTTTTGTTGCCAACGGCTACCACGGCGCGGCCATGGACGAGATCGCCGAGACCGCCCACGTCAGCAAGCCCGTCCTTTACCAACACTTTCCTTCGAAGCGGGAGCTGTACCTGGCCCTGCTCGAAAGCCATCTGGCCTCCCTGACCGAGCTGATGCTGGGGGCGCTGAACTCCACCACGGACAACGACGAACGGGTGCAGGCCGTGATGAGGGCCTATTTCCAGTTCATCGCCAACGATGACCAGGCCCACCGGCTGGTGTTCGAGTCAGACCTCATCAATGATCCGGATGTCAGCTCACGGCTGGAAACCTTCAACCGGACCTTCGCCGATGCCATTGCCCGCGTCATCGCAGAAGACACCAAGCTTCCGCACCTGGAGGCAGAGCTGCTGGGGCGCGGCCTTGCCGGCATGGCCCACGTCAGTGCCCGGTACTGGCTGGAAACGGACGGCAATCTGGACCTCGATGTGGCCAGTGACCTCATCTACCGTTTAGCTTGGCGCGGAATCTCTCGCTTCCCCAAAGAGTCCTAG